The stretch of DNA CCGCGTAGCCCTGTGCCGCCTGCTGCTGCAAGAGCCCGACGTGCTGCTGCTCGACGAACCTACCAACCACCTCGACGCCGAAAGCGTGCTGTGGCTGGAGCAGCACCTACAGCAGTACAAAGGCACCGTAATTGCCGTAACCCACGACCGGTACTTCCTCGACAACGTGGCCGGCTGGATTCTAGAGCTGGACCGCGGCGAAGGTATTCCGTGGAAGGGCAACTACTCCTCATGGCTGGAGCAGAAGTCGAACCGCCTGGCTCAGGAGGAAAAGACCGAGAGTAAGCGCCAGAAAACCCTGCAGCGCGAGCTGGAGTGGGTGCGCATGGCCCCGAAAGCGCGCCAAGCCAAGAGCAAGGCCCGCCTCGCTGGCTACGATAAAATGGTGAACGAAGACGCGAAGGAGAAAGAACAGAAGCTGGAGCTGTTCATTCCGGACGGTCCGCGCCTGGGTGCTCAGGTAATTGAGGCCGAAGGACTAACTAAGGCCTTTGGCGACAAGCTCCTGTTCGAGAACCTTTCCTTCAACCTGCCCCAGGGCGGCATTGTAGGCATCATCGGCCCGAACGGCGCCGGTAAAACCACCCTGTTCCGCCTCATTACGGGGCAGTTGGAGCCCGATGCGGGTACGTTTGTGGTGGGCCCCACGGTGCAGACGGCATACGTAGATCAGCAGCACGACACCCTGGAGCCCAACAAGTCGGTGTTCGAGACGATTTCGGGCGGTACCGAAACCATGTTGCTGGCCGGCCGGCAGGTGAACTCGCGCGCCTTTGTGAGCAATTTCAACTTCCGCGGCGGCGACCAGGAGAAGAAAGTAGGCAGTCTGTCGGGTGGTGAGCGGAACCGCGTGCACCTGGCCACTACCCTCAAGCAGGGCGCTAACCTGCTCCTGCTCGACGAACCCACCAACGACCTGGACGTGAATGCCATCCGAGCCCTGGAAGATGCGCTGGAGAACTTCGCCGGTTGCGCCGTTATCATCAGCCACGACCGCTGGTTCCTGGACCGCCTCGCCACCCACATCCTGGCCTTCGAGGGCGACTCGCAGGTCGTGTGGTTCGAGGGCAACTTCTCCGATTACGAAGAAGCCAAGAAGAAGCGCCTCGGCGATGTAGAGCCCAAGCGCGTGCGATACCGGAGCTTGAACTAAGTGACAAGTTAAAAGCTCTGTTTCTTACGATAGAAGATCCCCACCAGTTTGCAGGTGGGGATTTTTTTTGCGCTTCTTGCCTTCCGTATTGTCTTATAAGTAAATCGTCATATTGCTAGGCTCTCCGTGTCCAAACCTGTTCATATCGCTTATTCCCATCGCTTCACCCACCTACGCGTGGCCCGCAGCCGCCAGTATGGTGAGGCGCCGTATAAGCCCGCGCTGCTACTAGCCGTGCTCGATGGTATTGAAGACGGTAACATTCAGGAGAATCGAATCTACATCACCCCGGAGCTGCTGGCCGCTTTTCGCAGTCTCTGCCGCGACCTGAGCACCTCGGCGCTGTTTCGGGCTAACGACTTTTCGCTGCCCTTTTACCACCTCACCGGCGACGGGTTTTGGCACTTGCGCACTCTGCCCGGCATGGAACTGCTGCTGACGGCTTCGCGCTCGGTCAAGAGCCTACGGAGTCTGCGCGATACAGTGGCCCACGCCTATTTAGATGCGGAATTGTGGGCGCTGGTGCAGGAGCCGGTGGCCCGCGAGGAACTGCGCCAGGCCCTACTGCGTCGTTACTTTCCGCAGACGCGCTTCCGTTACCAGCCCCGCGCTGGCACCGAGGCCGTGCAACAGCTGCGTCGCCAGATGCTGGAGGAACCTGCCGCCACGTATGCGCTCCGGGCCGTTGCTACCGATGAGCTGGATGCGGCCGTGCGGAGCGGACTGTTTAAGCGCGTGGTGCTAGAGGCCTACGACCATACCTGCGCCATATCAGGCCTGAAGCTGGTGAGCACAAGCACGGCGGCTCTGAACCCTCTGCTCGATGCCTGCCACATTGTGCCCTGGGCCCTCAGCCACGATGATACCATTGGCAATGGGCTGGCCCTGTGCCCTAACCTGCACCGGGCCTTTGACCGCCAGTTGTTCTGGATAGACGAGGACTACACCGTGCGGTGCAGCGCGGCCTTCGCGGAAGTGGCCGGGGCCACCCATGGTATTCGGCAGTTTGAGGGGCAGCGCCTGCAGTTGCCCGCGAAGCCGGCTTGGTGGCCTAGG from Hymenobacter taeanensis encodes:
- a CDS encoding HNH endonuclease translates to MSKPVHIAYSHRFTHLRVARSRQYGEAPYKPALLLAVLDGIEDGNIQENRIYITPELLAAFRSLCRDLSTSALFRANDFSLPFYHLTGDGFWHLRTLPGMELLLTASRSVKSLRSLRDTVAHAYLDAELWALVQEPVAREELRQALLRRYFPQTRFRYQPRAGTEAVQQLRRQMLEEPAATYALRAVATDELDAAVRSGLFKRVVLEAYDHTCAISGLKLVSTSTAALNPLLDACHIVPWALSHDDTIGNGLALCPNLHRAFDRQLFWIDEDYTVRCSAAFAEVAGATHGIRQFEGQRLQLPAKPAWWPRPENLRVKRVAC
- the ettA gene encoding energy-dependent translational throttle protein EttA; translation: MSDQPTIIFSMERVSKIFPPQKQVLKNIYLSFFYGAKIGVLGLNGSGKSSLLKIIAGVDKQIQGDVVWSPGYSVGYLEQEPQLDPTKTVLEVVQEGTAETVALLKEFDEINEAFGAEDADFDKLLERQGTVQERLDQLDAWNLDSKLERAMDALRTPAPDAIIGNLSGGEKRRVALCRLLLQEPDVLLLDEPTNHLDAESVLWLEQHLQQYKGTVIAVTHDRYFLDNVAGWILELDRGEGIPWKGNYSSWLEQKSNRLAQEEKTESKRQKTLQRELEWVRMAPKARQAKSKARLAGYDKMVNEDAKEKEQKLELFIPDGPRLGAQVIEAEGLTKAFGDKLLFENLSFNLPQGGIVGIIGPNGAGKTTLFRLITGQLEPDAGTFVVGPTVQTAYVDQQHDTLEPNKSVFETISGGTETMLLAGRQVNSRAFVSNFNFRGGDQEKKVGSLSGGERNRVHLATTLKQGANLLLLDEPTNDLDVNAIRALEDALENFAGCAVIISHDRWFLDRLATHILAFEGDSQVVWFEGNFSDYEEAKKKRLGDVEPKRVRYRSLN